The following coding sequences lie in one Aspergillus luchuensis IFO 4308 DNA, chromosome 8, nearly complete sequence genomic window:
- a CDS encoding uncharacterized protein (COG:S;~EggNog:ENOG410PQ9Y;~InterPro:IPR044053;~go_function: GO:0016491 - oxidoreductase activity [Evidence IEA]) translates to MARDVQARLAYLQWQPSYTHTRPYRIGVFAGRRKRNIDRDKTTNLVFHVADHPETIRDIRGLSEAPAFDLDTNGFVYKRCLAPTLTKSYEYSDPQKVNDIFLPECEAILKEHVNGAGEVMIFDWKIRKKKSAKEKRTRNPNLQGFARQVHIDTLLTRDEIGTPLMERIRNHLPEESQHLLSGRVQLIILWRPISGPIEDHPIAVCDGRTLDASKLIESDMIRGNYTGTMLYPQYH, encoded by the exons ATGGCTAGGGATGTTCAAGCGAGACTGGCATACCTCCAATGGCAACCCAGCTACACCCATACACGCCCTTATCGAATTGGTGTATTTGCTGGACGAAGAAAGCGCAACATCGATCGCGACAAGACAACGAATTTAGTCTTTCATGTGGCCGATCATCCTGAGACTATCCGAGATATTAGGGGACTGAGTGAAGCTCCTGCGTTCGATCTTGACACGAACGGTTTCGTCTACAAGAGATGCCTCGCACCGACTCTTACAAAGTCTTATGAGTACTCAGATCCTCAGAAGGTCAACGATATCTTCTTGCCAGAATGCGAAGCCATTCTGAAGGAACACGTTAACGGGGCTGGTGAAGTTATGATTTTTGATTGGAAA AtcaggaagaaaaagagcgcaaaagagaaaaggacaAGGAACCCGAATTTGCAGGGGTTTGCGCGACAGGTTCATATAG ACACACTTCTGACTCGAGATGAGATTGGGACTCCTTTAATGGAGCGTATACGCAATCATCTTCCGGAAGAATCTCAACACCTTCTTTCTGGGCGAGTCCAACTGATAAT ACTCTGGCGACCAATAAGTGGGCCGATCGAAGATCACCCCATTGCAGTATGTGATGGACGAACCTTGGACGCATCCAAGTTGATTGAGTCCGATATGATACGCGGGAACTATACCGGCACTATGCTCTATCCACAATATCATTGA
- a CDS encoding putative MFS monocarboxylate transporter (COG:G;~EggNog:ENOG410Q235;~InterPro:IPR020846,IPR011701,IPR036259;~PFAM:PF07690;~TransMembrane:11 (o32-54i75-94o100-122i134-156o162-183i195-214o240-263i275-296o316-349i370-387o399-422i);~go_function: GO:0022857 - transmembrane transporter activity [Evidence IEA];~go_process: GO:0055085 - transmembrane transport [Evidence IEA]), which translates to MESKESGRSSPQQDQRHSAAADNATAPPNGGVAGWSAVFASFLLFATTYGYSSAYGAFQAYYESDLLRSSSPSRIAWIGTIQGFFMVSTGVFAGPLFDQGYLHSLMIVGCFLNVIGFMMLSLSTEYYQVFLSQGVCSGIGCGLIYVPALSLASTLFTTRRSIAVGLLSSGATIGGTVFPILFIRLQPQIGFPWTARTLAFIQVACSCVAVPLLITTTNPKPSAPRRLIHWHALKEWSFDAYAVVNFLFFVSYFVPLFLLPSFAQSVLHTSMDLSVYIVSIFNASSSISRVVCPLLVSRFGPSKVLYTSMAASAIILFGWTGVQTVAGCIVFSVFLGIFTGSFVAVTPVLMAHPVISPTPSVIGTRMGMQWFAVSLGALIGAPIGGALEGHGGSNGFLGMQLFSAMVMALATAVLLVPMKAVWRYDHAQRESGVV; encoded by the exons atgGAATCGAAGGAGTCTGGACGTTCTAGTCCCCAGCAAGACCAGCgccattctgctgctgctgataaTGCTACTGCTCCGCCTAATGGAGGAGTCGCTGGGTGGTCTGCTGTGTTTGCCTCTTTTCTACTCTTCGCCACAACCTATGGTTACTCCTCCGCATATGGGGCCTTCCAGGCATATTACGAGTCCGACTTATTGCGCTCCAGTTCCCCATCGCGCATCGCTTGGATAGGCACTATCCAAGGTTTTTTCATGGTCTCTACGGGCGTTTTTGCGGGGCCGCTTTTCGATCAGGGATACCTGCACTCCCTGATGATTGTCGGCTGTTTCCTAAACGTAATTGGATTCATGATGCTGAGCTTATCTACAGAGTATTATCAAGTATTCCTATCGCAGGGCGTCTGTAGTGGCATAGGCTGTGGCTTGATCTACGTGCCCGCCTTGTCACTTGCTTCCACCCTGTTCACTACACGCCGCAGCATTGCCGTCGGTCTGTTGTCGTCTGGGGCCACCATTG GCGGAACCGTCTTCCCAATTCTGTTCATCCGTCTGCAGCCACAAATCGGATTCCCCTGGACAGCACGCACCCTGGCTTTTATCCAGGTGGCCTGCTCATGTGTCGCCGTCCCGCTGTTGATAACCACAACCAACCCAAAACCCAGTGCGCCACGCCGGCTCATCCACTGGCATGCACTGAAGGAGTGGAGCTTCGATGCCTATGCAGTAGTGAACTTCTTATTCTTCGTGTCCTACTTCGTCCCGCTATTTCTCCTGCCTTCCTTTGCCCAGTCCGTGCTGCACACTTCAATGGACCTGAGCGTCTATATAGTGTCGATATTCAACGCGAGCTCCAGTATCAGCCGTGTCGTTTGCCCTCTGCTAGTTTCTCGTTTTGGTCCCAGCAAGGTTCTGTATACCAGCATGGCTGCTTCAGCCATTATTCTCTTTGGCTGGACGGGCGTTCAGACCGTTGCCGGATGTATTGTCTTTTCTGTATTCCTCGGCATTTTCACTGGCAGCTTCGTCGCCGTTACTCCGGTTCTGATGGCCCATCCGGTCATTTCGCCCACACCATCAGTCATTGGGACCCGTATGGGCATGCAGTGGTTTGCTGTTAGTTTGGGTGCTTTGATCGGTGCGCCTATCGGCGGTGCCCTGGAGGGGCATGGCGGAAGCAACGGATTCCTGGGTATGCAATTGTTTAGTGCGATGGTGATGGCTTTGGCAACGGCAGTACTTCTGGTGCCAATGAAGGCAGTTTGGAGATATGATCATGCCCAGCGAGAAAGTGGCGTTGTCTAG
- a CDS encoding pyridoxal phosphate-dependent decarboxylase family protein (COG:E;~EggNog:ENOG410PJD8;~InterPro:IPR015424,IPR002129,IPR015421;~go_function: GO:0003824 - catalytic activity [Evidence IEA];~go_function: GO:0016831 - carboxy-lyase activity [Evidence IEA];~go_function: GO:0030170 - pyridoxal phosphate binding [Evidence IEA];~go_process: GO:0019752 - carboxylic acid metabolic process [Evidence IEA]) yields MSAGTPEQRDRNHQIISSYFIGPKAGNLEYFQKNIQTILEELKNARLAYFPDDKPFIPEDVKNKDLYQLIVKNFSEVVQKVAHLMGQQSIPFWSPRYEGHMCTDMTMPALLGYFMTMLYNPNNVALEASPFTTYAEIKAGEQLCEMFGYDVGPNASPRGWGHITADGTIANLESIWVARNLKYYPLSLYLAIKRGKLHFLTGKFEIENCQGETKIFDEMTAWELLNLRPDTVLGIPQHLYDHHNISNDFLDKVMVDYNIQNISKSQLEEDFLETDVTNDVKFPFRYMVGKTRHYSWPKGAAIAGLGSDFMYGIKVDLEARLDIEELRKELQTCFDEKRPVYGVVAIMGSTEEGAVDNLKEIVKIRDDFEKMGMSFLLHADAAWGGYFATMLPRGKELEQQAEELKSQTTSKGFVPSLTLKRQTAEDLKALKHVDSITVDPHKAGYVPYPAGSLVYRDGRMRFLVTWTSPYLSQGNVDSSMGIFGVEGSKPGAAAMSTWLSNKTIGLDQYGYGALLGEAAFTSARLSAYWAAIGDENDTPDRMFICVPLNRPPAENGNGYFSTEARKERDLIRDKILRKSNDDIAAADEDGKLMELLRELGSDLNINAFALNWFDENGNLNEDLEEANNLMKRVVDRFSVNSSDSNPTTRPLYLTSTEFEPELYGECAQEFMHRLGVKKMPQNLFVLRNVVMSPFPTDMKFIDELMREFKKVVMQEVIVSRERNKQGRQQASFLMQGTDEVFLVYQPSFHEATKKEQIIVTADIWHKDDYVSLKRSGKYKQITLESHHNINLEKKLKLLAWKSSRPLSTEKGKKEGRDKDEDHSIGEAEPEVPEEETLSYFPHFHDCPDKLDRRLFFLGHIYADGHRRLYTGVTLKRIVKSRPLNLQHRDHDYPQSFTPFYLYGTENQAHISHMMLRAPNASLTADSVHFDQATKDKIKDNLDHGLILGLIDYPEAAMQPIHEPLPDKFFFRKGSQNLRVKVWEDPLNAWAEGPGLLNNLGNAIAEGTMSLGNEVQVDAESVNYDPNGSVPPDPSGWQQEFDAIGSVLNTNWPAELTVREKGLPN; encoded by the exons ATGTCGGCCGGTACTCCTGAGCAGCGTGATCGCAATCACCAGATTATCAGCTCTTATTTCATTGGGCCTAAGGCGGGAAACCTCGAATACTTCCAGAAAAATATCCAAACTATACTGGAAGAACTGAAGAATGCTAGATTAGCTTACTTCCCCGATGATAAA CCATTCATACCAGAAGATGTAAAGAACAAGGACCTATACCAGTTGATTGTGAAGAACTTCAGCGAGGTGGTACAGAAAGTTGCGCACCTGATGGGACAGCAGTCAATTCCGTTCTGGTCACCTAGATATGAAGGACATATGTGCACCGACATGACCATGCCAGCTCTTCTGGGCTATTTCATGACTATGCTGTACAACCCGAACAATGTTGCTCTAGAAGCAAGTCCATTCACGACCTACGCGGAGATTAAAGCCGGAGAGCAGCTTTGCGAGATGTTTGGGTACGACGTTGGCCCCAATGCGTCGCCCCGGGGATGGGGTCACATCACCGCTGATGGGACAATCGCCAATTTGGAGTCTATCTGGGTGG CCCGCAACCTGAAATACTACCCATTATCGCTCTACCTTGCTATTAAGAGAGGAAAACTGCACTTTTTGACTGGCAAGTTCGAGATCGAGAACTGTCAGGGCGAAACCAAAATATTTGATGAGATGACCGCATGGGAGCTGCTAAATCTTCGGCCTGACACCGTGCTTGGCATTCCCCAGCATCTATATGATCACCATAATATCTCCAATGATTTTCTGGAtaaggtgatggtggattaCAATATCcaaaatattagtaaaagcCAACTGGAAGAGGATTTCCTGGAAACTGATGTTACCAACGACGTGAAGTTCCCATTCAGGTACATGGTAGGAAAAACTCGCCATTACTCTTGGCCCAAAGGCGCCG CAATCGCTGGTCTCGGCTCCGACTTTATGTATGGAATCAAAGTTGACCTAGAGGCGAGACTCGACATCGAGGAACTACGAAAGGAACTTCAAACCTGTTTCGACGAAAAGCGACCCGTGTATGGGGTTGTTGCTATCATGGGATCAACTGAAGAAGGTGCTGTCGACAACCTGAAGGAGATTGTGAAGATCAGGGATGATTTCGAGAAGATGGGAATGTCATTCTTGCTCCACGCCGATGCGGCATGGGGTGGGTATTTCGCCACCATGCTGCCGAGAGGTAAAGAGCTAGAGCAACAAGCTGAAGAACTTAAGAGCCAAACGACTTCCAAAGGGTTTGTTCCAAGTTTGACCTTGAAAAGGCAAACAGCTGAGGACCTCAAAGCCCTCAAACACGTGGACTCTATTACAGTTGACCCACACAAAGCCGGTTACGTTCCATACCCGGCAGGCAGCTTGGTGTACCGGGACGGCCGAATGAGGTTTTTGGTTACTTGGACCAGCCCTTACCTTTCTCAAGGAAATGTAGACTCCAGTATGGGCATCTTCGGCGTTGAGGGAAG TAAGCCAGGAGCTGCAGCAATGTCGACGTGGCTCTCAAACAAAACCATCGGTCTCGATCAATACGGCTATGGAGCACTCCTTGGAGAGGCGGCATTTACCAGTGCTAGA TTATCAGCGTACTGGGCCGCGATAGGAGATGAAAATGACACCCCTGATCGGATGTTTATCTGCGTTCCCTTGAATCGACCGCCCGCAGAAAATGGAAATGGTTACTTCTCCacagaagcaagaaaagaaagggaccTCATTCGAGACAAGATCCTAAGAAAGTCAAATGACGacattgctgcagcagacgAGGATGGAAAGCTGATGGAATTGCTCCGCGAGTTGGGATCAGACTTGAACATCAACGCCTTTGCTCTGAACTGGTTTGATGAGAATGGAAACCTAAACGAGGACCTGGAAGAAGCAAACAATCTCATGAAGAGGGTTGTTGACAGATTCTCCGTTAATTCTTCAGACAGTAACCCGACCACGCGACCGCTATACTTGACCTCGACGGAATTTGAGCCTGAGTTGTACGGCGAATGCGCACAAGAATTTATGCACAGACTAggagtgaagaagatgccaCAAAATCTATTTGTCTTGCGAAACGTCGTCATGAGCCCCTTTCCTACGGATATGAAATTCATCGATGAGTTGATGCGAGAGTTTAAGAAAGTTGTGATGCAGGAGGTGATTGTTAGTCGGGAACGCAACAAACAGGGCCGTCAGCAGGCATCATTCCTTATGCAGGGTACGGATGAGGTATTCCTGGTTTACCAGCCCTCATTCCATGAAGCGACTAAGAAGGAGCAAATCATTGTGACCGCTGATATATGGCACAAAGACGATTACGTGAGCTTGAAAAGAAGCGGGAAATACAAGCAGATAACCTTGGAGTCACATCACAACATCAACCTTGAAAAGAAGTTGAAACTTTTGGCATGGAAGAGTTCAAGGCCACTGTCGACagaaaaggggaagaaagaaggtcgGGATAAAGATGAGGATCACAGTATAGGCGAAGCAGAACCGGAAGTtcctgaagaagaaactCTTTCCTATTTTCCCCACTTCCATGACTGCCCGGATAAGCTAGATCGTCGATTGTTCTTTCTAGGACATATTTACGCAGATGGCCATAG GAGGTTGTATACGGGTGTGACACTGAAAAGAATTGTGAAGAGCCGACCTCTCAACCTACAGCATCGGGATCATGATTATCCCCAGAGCTTCACACCATTCTACCTTTACGGGACTGAAAATCAAGCTCACATCAGCCACATGATGCTCCGCGCCCCCAACGCGTCGCTCACGGCAGACAGCGTTCATTTTGATCAAGCAACCAAAGACAAGATTAAAGACAATCTAGATCACGGGCTTATTCTAGGTTTAATAGATTATCCTGAAGCAGCTATGCAACCAATTCATGAGCCTCTGCCTGATAAATTCTTCTTCCGCAAAGGCTCGCAAAATCTGCGGGTGAAGGTGTGGGAAGATCCATTGAATGCTTGGGCAGAGGGTCCAGGCTTACTGAACAACCTTGGCAACGCCATTGCTGAAGGTACGATGAGTCTGGGTAACGAAGTGCAGGTGGATGCAGAATCCGTTAATTATGACCCCAATGGATCGGTGCCGCCTGACCCCAGTGGCTGGCAGCAAGAGTTTGATGCAATCGGAAGTGTGTTGAACACAAATTGGCCGGCTGAGTTGACTGTGCGGGAAAAGGGGTTACCTAACTAA
- a CDS encoding uncharacterized protein (COG:O;~EggNog:ENOG410PRPB;~InterPro:IPR010357,IPR036249;~PFAM:PF06110) — protein sequence MPIPSSLLRIYTQLFKPTKTINMPLISNFQLPASVTLLEVPADKKLFLAFVSSADPATGQAWCPDVRAAWPKIEEAFSGNEGPQVGVVEVGQKPEWKDPQNAYRTRWNVNNIPALVRYESVNGEVVETGRLVEGEILNQEKLSEFIGSR from the exons ATGCCCATCCCCTCATCACTGCTCCGCATCTACACCCAATTATTCAAACCTACAAAGACCATAAATATGCCACTCATCTCCAACTTCCAGCTCCCCGCCTCGGTGACCCTCCTTGAGGTCCCCGCGGACAAGAAACTATTCCTTGCCTTCGTGTCTTCCGCAGACCCAGCTACCGGACAAGCGTGGTGCCCGGATGTCCGTGCCGCATGGCCTAAGATTGAGGAGGCATTTTCCGGGAATGAAGGACCACAAGTTGGAGTTGTTGAGGTTGGACAGAAGCCTGA ATGGAAAGACCCACAGAACGCCTACCGGACAAGATGGAATGTGAACAACATTCCTGCGCTGGTGCGGTATGAGTCTGTTAATGGCGAGGTTGTGGAGACGGGAAGGCTTGTTGAGGGGGAGATTCTTAACCAGGAGAAGCTGAGCGAGTTTATTGGTTCGAGGTGA